A region of Leishmania panamensis strain MHOM/PA/94/PSC-1 chromosome 33 sequence DNA encodes the following proteins:
- a CDS encoding hypothetical protein (TriTrypDB/GeneDB-style sysID: LpmP.33.1840), which yields MPFDRYDLAGTANINELVLRHGIMKTSDLKTTRHPVLYQRVGRAHDCSSSPFMLDRYLSNLVRALVHPLHNYLQCHHSLHNADEVQVMLMPKDGPIALADRTATPPRFSSYPGGGSALRRCYVATNNETLTQENLQAAVADWGVAAVFQIGEFVLVTGKKGCHAEQKLLDHLETQVLSHTAPSALPSADQKALIVGERLPCVACRLFAIEFESVAVLLPSHGHFYPSAAPAGEGAPAGAGSPGAAAALLLAPGCRRVLR from the coding sequence ATGCCGTTTGATCGCTACGACCTGGCGGGCACCGCGAATATCAACGAGCTCGTCCTCCGACACGGCATCATGAAGACGTCTGATCTCAAAACTACTCGGCACCCAGTTCTCTACCAGCGAGTGGGGAGGGCGCACGATTgttcctcctcgcctttcATGCTAGACCGCTACCTTTCCAACCTGGTGCGCGCGCTTGTCCACCCCTTGCACAACTATCTCCAGTGTCACCACAGCCTGCACAATGCAGACGAAGTGCAGGTGATGCTCATGCCAAAGGATGGACCAATAGCACTTGCCGACAGGACAGCCACGCCGCCCCGCTTCTCATCGTACCCTGGAGGCGGGAGCGCTCTCCGGCGCTGCTACGTTGCCACAAACAACGAAACGCTCACACAAGAGAACCTCCAGGCAGCCGTTGCTGACTGGGGCGTCGCAGCGGTGTTTCAGATTGGTGAGTTCGTACTGGTCACTGGCAAAAAGGGTTGCCACGCCGAGCAGAAGCTTCTCGACCACTTAGAAACGCAAGTACTCTCCCACACCGCCCCCTCGGCCCTTCCGTCGGCGGACCAGAAGGCCCTCATCGTTGGCGAGCGACTCCCGTGCGTTGCGTGCCGACTCTTCGCGATCGAATTCGAAtccgtggcggtgctgcttccGTCCCACGGGCACTTTTACCCCTCTGCTGCCCCCGCCGGCGAGGGCGCGCCTGCGGGTGCCGGCTCCCCGgggg